A genome region from Dendrosporobacter quercicolus includes the following:
- the spoIIGA gene encoding sigma-E processing peptidase SpoIIGA, whose translation MSVYIDVLFGLNIMMNSIILILTALAAGIAYKKWRILAAACLGGGFVVSGVWPEFVFLHSAPAKLMVSVVLIMVAFGARSMRINVLLLGIFYVVSFILGGAVVGWSYFWQNSSYLQFEHARLNQIDAESLIAGTAAGVLLVGLVMRRMLSRMFRRGNFYPVMIEYRGRRAEVTSLLDTGNCLYTPVGRKPVVVVEYSKLKGILGAAVSGHLSLTAPELWLTNLDACPDNDWLSRVQIIPYQGVGTHSMLLGFRPDQVSIVTKSGLQSAKDVVLAIYTGHLSNDGTYAALLHPAVISSIANQEEVGVCASVGR comes from the coding sequence ATGAGCGTTTATATTGATGTCCTGTTTGGACTTAACATAATGATGAACAGTATCATTCTCATACTCACTGCCTTGGCAGCGGGGATTGCCTATAAAAAATGGCGGATTCTAGCTGCGGCCTGTTTAGGAGGTGGATTTGTCGTAAGCGGCGTATGGCCTGAGTTCGTTTTTTTGCATAGTGCTCCAGCTAAATTAATGGTTTCAGTTGTTTTGATCATGGTTGCTTTTGGCGCCAGGTCTATGCGCATCAATGTGCTGCTGCTGGGAATCTTTTATGTGGTATCGTTTATTTTAGGAGGAGCGGTGGTGGGCTGGAGTTATTTTTGGCAAAATAGCAGTTATTTGCAGTTTGAGCATGCCCGGTTAAATCAGATTGACGCCGAAAGCTTAATTGCGGGAACGGCGGCAGGCGTGCTGCTTGTCGGCCTGGTTATGCGGCGAATGCTGTCCAGGATGTTCAGAAGGGGAAATTTTTATCCGGTAATGATTGAGTACAGGGGGCGCAGGGCTGAAGTAACTTCGCTGCTTGATACCGGAAACTGTTTATACACGCCGGTAGGCCGGAAGCCGGTAGTAGTTGTAGAGTACTCGAAGCTTAAGGGAATTTTAGGTGCTGCCGTTAGCGGTCATCTCAGCCTTACTGCACCGGAGTTGTGGCTGACAAATCTTGATGCCTGCCCTGACAATGACTGGTTGTCCAGAGTCCAAATCATCCCCTATCAGGGTGTTGGAACCCATAGTATGCTTTTGGGTTTTCGTCCTGACCAGGTGAGTATCGTGACAAAAAGTGGTTTACAGTCTGCCAAGGATGTAGTCTTAGCTATTTATACCGGGCATTTATCCAATGATGGTACCTATGCCGCACTATTGCATCCAGCAGTTATCAGCTCTATAGCTAATCAGGAGGAGGTCGGTGTATGCGCATCAGTTGGCCGATAA
- the sigG gene encoding RNA polymerase sporulation sigma factor SigG encodes MIVNKVEICGVNTAKLPVLSASKMRELFEVLQGGELSAREQLIYGNLRLVLSVIQRFNNRGEYVDDLFQVGCIGLMKAIDNFDLSQNVKFSTYAVPMIIGEIRRYLRDNNPIRVSRSMRDIAYKALQVRDSLVSKYSREPSINEIADELKIQREEIIFALDAIQEPISLFEPIYHDGGDPIFVMDQISDDRNLDMNWLEGVAIKEALRRLSDREKHILTLRFFEGKTQMEVADEIGISQAQVSRLEKAALSHMRKHI; translated from the coding sequence ATGATTGTAAATAAAGTAGAAATTTGTGGTGTAAATACGGCAAAACTCCCGGTGCTTTCCGCCAGTAAAATGCGTGAGTTGTTTGAAGTGTTACAGGGGGGAGAGTTGTCCGCCCGCGAACAGCTGATCTATGGAAATCTACGTTTAGTACTCAGTGTTATTCAACGTTTCAATAATCGCGGTGAATATGTTGACGACTTATTCCAGGTAGGCTGCATTGGTTTAATGAAAGCGATCGACAACTTTGACCTTTCGCAGAATGTAAAGTTTTCCACTTACGCTGTACCCATGATTATTGGAGAAATTCGACGGTATTTACGCGATAATAACCCGATCAGGGTCAGCAGGTCCATGCGGGATATCGCCTATAAAGCATTGCAGGTACGGGATTCCCTTGTCAGCAAATATTCCCGTGAACCTTCCATCAATGAGATTGCCGATGAGCTGAAAATACAACGTGAGGAAATTATTTTTGCTCTTGATGCAATTCAAGAGCCAATATCATTGTTTGAGCCAATTTATCACGATGGCGGCGATCCCATCTTCGTGATGGATCAAATAAGCGATGACCGGAATTTGGATATGAACTGGCTGGAAGGTGTGGCAATAAAAGAAGCTCTGCGGCGGCTAAGTGACCGCGAAAAGCATATTTTAACCTTACGCTTTTTTGAAGGCAAAACCCAAATGGAGGTTGCCGATGAAATTGGTATATCGCAGGCGCAAGTGTCACGACTGGAAAAAGCGGCACTAAGTCATATGCGAAAACATATTTGA
- the sigE gene encoding RNA polymerase sporulation sigma factor SigE: MRISWPIIKLLFRIKFIALLQFLRLLKPDEVFYVGSTEILPPPLSNDEEVFLLNRLQKGDHAVKSVFIERNLRLVVYIARKFENTGVGIEDLVSIGTIGLIKAVNTFDPVKKIKLATYASRCIENEILMYLRRNSKTRAEVSFDEPLNIDWDGNELLLSDVLGTENDIIYKSVEEEVDKTLLYAAMSKLSGRERRIMELRFGLNEDGIEKTQKDVADMLGISQSYISRLEKRIIKRLRKEISRME; this comes from the coding sequence ATGCGCATCAGTTGGCCGATAATTAAGCTGCTTTTCAGAATCAAATTCATTGCATTATTGCAATTTTTGAGACTGCTTAAGCCTGACGAGGTATTTTATGTTGGCAGTACGGAAATATTACCGCCTCCTTTAAGTAATGATGAAGAAGTTTTTTTATTAAATCGTCTTCAGAAAGGCGATCATGCGGTTAAGAGTGTGTTTATTGAACGCAATCTACGATTAGTCGTATACATTGCCCGAAAATTTGAGAATACCGGCGTGGGAATTGAAGATTTAGTAAGTATTGGGACAATTGGTTTAATTAAAGCAGTAAATACCTTTGACCCGGTAAAGAAAATAAAGCTGGCGACCTATGCTTCACGGTGTATTGAAAACGAGATTCTGATGTATTTGCGCCGTAACAGCAAGACCCGGGCCGAGGTATCTTTTGACGAACCATTGAATATTGACTGGGACGGCAATGAGTTATTATTGTCGGATGTACTTGGTACTGAGAACGATATCATCTATAAATCAGTGGAAGAGGAAGTAGATAAAACCTTGTTATATGCAGCGATGAGTAAATTATCAGGGCGGGAAAGGCGGATCATGGAATTACGCTTTGGCTTAAATGAGGATGGGATTGAAAAAACGCAGAAGGATGTTGCCGATATGCTGGGAATATCCCAGTCGTACATATCCAGGCTGGAGAAAAGAATCATTAAGCGCTTGAGAAAAGAGATCAGCCGAATGGAATAG
- the ftsA gene encoding cell division protein FtsA: protein MGKQDILAIDLGCSLIKAFSGSVDSNGKVVPTGIGVVPTDGFTKGVITNQDSVIKSLKQAVDCVASDTDSINSEIYLGISGMGLEAYKAVGSIALTAGKVVSDRDVDRVCRAAVLASVTEELEVLHVLPECFRVDDEVFSAAPLGKSGQRLLAEVQIVTVPKTMLNSFVQAVEASGIHIARIVANAVVAGAALTAGLPVKPCIVLDIGAGNTDIIMYNEYGKIHKMGSLPLGGDYITSDIMQGVGINYDHAEAIKRYFSKLDKKLHGSGVILDCNDQGTTDKNIAYDFLYNIIESRVEEIVGIIHAYLKPALTEVAAENTYITGGSSLLSSFSECVERIFEMPAGQAAAPQGLSPEYFSPINTACYGVLDYAAASQAPAEGTGNSISLWTKVRRFFRPAR from the coding sequence GTGCCAACAGGGATCGGCGTTGTCCCAACCGATGGCTTTACAAAAGGCGTGATAACCAATCAGGATTCGGTGATAAAGTCCCTTAAGCAAGCAGTCGATTGTGTGGCTTCTGATACGGACAGTATAAATAGCGAGATTTATCTGGGCATTAGCGGTATGGGGCTGGAAGCCTATAAGGCTGTTGGCAGCATAGCGCTTACCGCCGGTAAAGTGGTTTCCGATCGTGATGTTGATCGCGTATGCCGGGCGGCTGTGCTGGCATCGGTAACGGAAGAGCTGGAAGTACTGCACGTTTTGCCGGAGTGTTTCAGGGTTGATGATGAGGTATTTTCTGCAGCACCGCTAGGCAAATCAGGCCAGCGTTTATTGGCTGAAGTTCAGATTGTGACTGTTCCCAAAACAATGCTCAACAGTTTTGTACAGGCGGTAGAAGCTTCCGGCATTCATATCGCGCGTATTGTCGCCAATGCTGTTGTTGCCGGGGCGGCGCTGACAGCGGGTTTGCCGGTTAAGCCTTGTATTGTATTAGATATTGGCGCAGGCAATACGGATATTATCATGTATAATGAATATGGGAAAATTCATAAGATGGGATCATTGCCGCTTGGCGGGGATTATATTACATCTGACATTATGCAGGGAGTCGGTATAAACTATGATCATGCCGAGGCAATTAAGCGCTATTTTTCTAAATTAGATAAAAAGCTGCACGGCAGCGGCGTGATTTTGGATTGTAATGACCAGGGGACTACGGATAAAAATATAGCCTATGATTTTCTGTATAACATCATTGAGAGCCGGGTCGAAGAAATCGTAGGAATTATCCATGCATACCTAAAACCGGCGCTGACTGAAGTGGCGGCCGAAAATACATATATCACCGGCGGCAGCTCACTTCTCAGCAGTTTTAGCGAATGTGTGGAACGAATCTTTGAAATGCCGGCCGGGCAAGCCGCAGCACCGCAAGGTTTATCCCCGGAATACTTCAGTCCGATCAATACGGCCTGCTACGGGGTTTTGGATTATGCCGCAGCCAGTCAGGCTCCGGCTGAAGGGACGGGTAATTCTATATCGTTATGGACGAAAGTAAGGCGATTTTTTAGACCGGCCCGCTGA
- the ftsZ gene encoding cell division protein FtsZ, whose amino-acid sequence MLEFDMDFNQFANIKVIGVGGGGNNAVNRMITAGLQGVEFVSVNTDAQALIHALAPYRIQIGEKLTKGLGAGANPEVGEKAAQESKEEIIKALKGADMVFVTAGMGGGTGTGAAPIVAECAKEVGALTVGVVTKPFSFEGRRRQSQAERGTAKLKEKVDTLITIPNDRLMQVVDKRTSIMDAFRIADDVLRQGVQGISDLIAVPGLINLDFADVKTIMTETGSALMGIGIGTGDNRAVVAAEAAIKSPLLETSIEGARGVLLNITGGTSLGLFEVNEAAEIIANAADPEANIIFGAVIDEKFQDEIRVTVIATGFDPKPAKISTGKVETANIETFKMKDLDIPAWMRR is encoded by the coding sequence ATGCTTGAATTTGATATGGATTTTAATCAGTTTGCTAATATTAAAGTTATTGGTGTAGGCGGCGGCGGAAATAATGCTGTGAATAGAATGATTACAGCCGGCTTGCAGGGGGTCGAGTTTGTATCGGTGAATACCGATGCCCAGGCCTTAATTCATGCGTTAGCGCCATACCGGATACAAATTGGCGAAAAGCTGACCAAAGGTTTGGGGGCCGGTGCAAATCCCGAAGTAGGTGAGAAAGCGGCGCAAGAGAGTAAAGAAGAAATCATCAAAGCGTTAAAAGGTGCGGACATGGTTTTTGTCACCGCCGGTATGGGCGGCGGAACCGGAACCGGCGCGGCTCCGATTGTGGCCGAATGTGCAAAAGAGGTAGGGGCGCTGACCGTAGGTGTTGTCACCAAACCATTTTCGTTTGAAGGGCGCCGGCGCCAAAGCCAAGCTGAACGGGGCACGGCAAAGTTAAAAGAGAAAGTGGATACGTTGATCACGATACCGAATGACCGTTTAATGCAGGTTGTCGACAAGCGTACTTCAATTATGGATGCCTTTAGAATTGCCGACGATGTTTTGCGGCAAGGCGTTCAGGGGATTTCCGATCTCATTGCCGTCCCCGGCCTGATTAACTTAGACTTTGCCGATGTTAAGACAATCATGACCGAGACCGGTTCGGCATTAATGGGAATCGGCATAGGTACCGGAGATAACCGGGCCGTGGTTGCCGCGGAAGCGGCAATTAAAAGCCCTCTGCTGGAAACTTCAATTGAAGGAGCCCGCGGGGTATTGCTCAATATTACCGGAGGCACCAGTCTGGGCTTATTTGAGGTTAATGAGGCTGCCGAAATTATTGCCAATGCCGCCGACCCCGAAGCAAATATTATTTTTGGGGCGGTTATTGACGAAAAATTTCAGGATGAGATTCGGGTAACCGTTATTGCTACCGGTTTTGATCCCAAACCTGCCAAAATATCCACCGGTAAAGTTGAAACAGCAAATATTGAAACCTTTAAGATGAAGGATTTAGATATCCCTGCCTGGATGCGCCGTTAG